Within Micromonospora parathelypteridis, the genomic segment CCGGATGACCGCGTTCAGCGACGGCGTGTTCGCCATCGTGATCACCCTGCTGGTGCTCGACCTGCGGGTGCCGGAGTTCCACGAGGGCGAGCTGCTGGCGGGGCTGCGCGGCGAAGGCGCCTCCTACCTGGCGTTCGTCGTGTCGTTCGTCTACATCGGGGTGCTCTGGCTCAACCACCACGCGCTGCTCAGGCTGATCCGCGCGACGACCCTCACCCTGAGCTGGATCAACCTCGCGGTCCTCTTCGGCGCGGTGATCATTCCGTTCCCCACCGCGGTGCTGGCGTCCGCGCTCACCCACGGGGACACCGCCGACCAGCGCGCGGGCGTCGCCCTGTACGCGTTGGCGGCCGCGCTGATGTCGGCACCGTGGCTGGTGTTCTTCGGCTACCTGCACCGCCACCCCGAGCTGCTTGATCGTGGGGTCAGCCCTCAGCATGTCCGGACGCAACGGCTGCGACCGGTCACCGGCCTGGTCCTGTACGGGTTGAGCGGCCTGCTCGGCTGGTTCGTCAACCCGGTGCTGGGCCTGATCGGCATCATCGTCATGATCGCCTATCACGCGGTGACCAGCGAGGGGTTGCGGCGGCGGGGCGCGCGGCGCTGACCGTTTTCGCCCCTGTATGTACCGGTAAAGCTAGTCTGGGCCGGTGCAGGGTGGACCAGAGAACGCGACGACGACCGACGAGCGGCACTCGTCCCAGGTGGTGTTCGAGGTCAACGGCGCGGCGCGCGAGGTACGGCTGGACAACCGCACCACCCTGCTCGACACGCTGCGCGAGCACC encodes:
- a CDS encoding TMEM175 family protein, whose translation is MAEAPDEVADRGTGSRLSSTDRMTAFSDGVFAIVITLLVLDLRVPEFHEGELLAGLRGEGASYLAFVVSFVYIGVLWLNHHALLRLIRATTLTLSWINLAVLFGAVIIPFPTAVLASALTHGDTADQRAGVALYALAAALMSAPWLVFFGYLHRHPELLDRGVSPQHVRTQRLRPVTGLVLYGLSGLLGWFVNPVLGLIGIIVMIAYHAVTSEGLRRRGARR